The nucleotide sequence AAAACTGACCCGCCCGGGTGGTAAGCTGGCGTTGTCGGGCTTATTAGCTGAGCAGGCAGAAGACGTGTCAAAATGCTACAGTCAGTGGTTTGACATGCAACCCGCCAAACAGCTGGGCGATTGGGTACTGTTAAGTGGTACAAAACGTCCGCCTCAGGGATAAATGCAAGGATCAGAACAGGGAGATAAAGGAAACACCATGGCCACACACGTTACACGCTGCCCCCATTGCCGTACCACATTTCGGGTACGAGATGAGCACCTCGAAGTTGCCAATGGTGCAGTACGGTGTGGTTCCTGTTTGCAGGTGTTTAAAGCGGCCAGCCATTTTGTCACTGAGCAGGAGCTGACTGCCAAACCCTCTGATCCTTCGTCAACGGCTACCTCTGTTCCATCGACAGCGGCATCACAGCAACCATCAGCCGAAGCAGAAAAAGATGACGATGCTGATGATATGTTGATCCATGATGATATGGATGACGAAGTACTGATCAGTGATGATGGTCTGATTCACGATGATATGGACGGTGACGATCAGGAAAGTACTCAGGACACCTTCAACGATGACCCTATGGTGGACTATGGCATCGTCAAGCCTGAAAACCAGGATCGCCCGGCACCGCGCAATGATCTTGAAATTGATGCTTCCATCTTCGATTTGAAAGATGCCAGCGCCACCGGATTAGAGTTGGTTGATGGCTCTGATAACTCTCTCGATTTCAGCTCCGGTAAAGACCCGGATGAAGCCTGGGCGGATGCGTTATTGGATGATGACGATGACATTTCTGTCGGCGGCATTGAATTAAGCGACAACGGTGACTTTGGCTTAGAAGCCAATACTGAAGATGACGAGTTCAGCCAGTTTAAAGCCGGTGCAGAACAAGATGATTTTCAGGGCTTTACCGATGATGATGATAACCTGCACCTCGGCGAAGATGACCTGCACAGTGAAGCCACCGAGATTGGTGTTCCAACTGACCTGAACAATCTTCAAGATGATCCACTGCAGTTGGGCGAGGAAAAAAACGGCAGTGCCTTCCCCTGGGGCTGGGCTTTGTTATCTCTGTTAATGTTGATGGTTGCTGCCGCGCAGACGTTTTATTTTAACTTTGACCAGTGGTCACGAACACCACAATGGCGTCCGTGGTATGCACAAGCCTGTATTCACCTGGAGTGCCAGCTGCCACATATTCAAAACCTGCAACAAATGACGACCCAGCATCTGGTGGTGCGTAGCCATCCGGATCTGCAGAATGCACTGGTCGTCGATACTCTGATACAGAATCAGGCAACTTATCAACAACCCTTCCCGGATTTACAGCTGGTATTCAGTGATCT is from Bacterioplanoides sp. SCSIO 12839 and encodes:
- a CDS encoding DUF3426 domain-containing protein, which codes for MATHVTRCPHCRTTFRVRDEHLEVANGAVRCGSCLQVFKAASHFVTEQELTAKPSDPSSTATSVPSTAASQQPSAEAEKDDDADDMLIHDDMDDEVLISDDGLIHDDMDGDDQESTQDTFNDDPMVDYGIVKPENQDRPAPRNDLEIDASIFDLKDASATGLELVDGSDNSLDFSSGKDPDEAWADALLDDDDDISVGGIELSDNGDFGLEANTEDDEFSQFKAGAEQDDFQGFTDDDDNLHLGEDDLHSEATEIGVPTDLNNLQDDPLQLGEEKNGSAFPWGWALLSLLMLMVAAAQTFYFNFDQWSRTPQWRPWYAQACIHLECQLPHIQNLQQMTTQHLVVRSHPDLQNALVVDTLIQNQATYQQPFPDLQLVFSDLNNNVVASRRFKPAEYLSGELAGQQQMPSNAPIHIALEIADPGPEAVSYAIQLVANQ